A genomic segment from Bacillus cereus G9842 encodes:
- the hemH gene encoding ferrochelatase has product MKKKIGLLVMAYGTPYKEEDIERYYTHIRRGRKPSPEMLEDLTERYRAIGGISPLATITLEQAKKLEKRLNEVQDEVEYHMYLGLKHIEPFIEDAVKDMHNDGIQDAIALVFAPHYSTFSVKSYVGRAQEEAEKLGNLTIHGIDSWYKEPKFIQYWVDAVKGIYNGMSDAEREKAVLIVSAHSLPEKIIAMGDPYPDQLNETADYIARGAEVANYAVGWQSAGNTPDPWIGPDVQDLTRELNERHGYTSFVYAPVGFVAEHLEVLYDNDFECKVVTDEIGAKYYRPEMPNASDAFIDCLTDVVLKKKESVL; this is encoded by the coding sequence ATGAAAAAGAAAATTGGTTTGCTTGTAATGGCATATGGAACGCCATATAAAGAAGAAGATATTGAACGTTACTATACACATATTCGCAGAGGAAGAAAGCCAAGTCCTGAAATGCTGGAAGATTTAACAGAGCGTTACCGTGCAATTGGTGGTATTTCTCCTTTAGCTACTATTACATTAGAGCAAGCTAAGAAGTTAGAGAAGCGTTTAAATGAAGTGCAAGATGAAGTAGAGTACCATATGTATCTTGGTTTAAAACATATTGAACCGTTTATTGAAGATGCGGTGAAAGATATGCATAACGACGGAATACAAGATGCAATCGCACTTGTTTTTGCACCTCACTATTCTACGTTTAGCGTGAAATCATACGTTGGACGAGCACAAGAAGAAGCTGAGAAACTTGGGAACTTAACAATTCACGGCATCGATAGCTGGTATAAAGAGCCGAAATTCATCCAGTACTGGGTTGATGCAGTGAAAGGTATATATAACGGTATGTCAGATGCAGAGCGTGAAAAAGCAGTATTAATCGTATCTGCACATAGCTTACCAGAGAAAATTATTGCAATGGGCGATCCATATCCAGATCAATTAAATGAAACAGCTGATTATATCGCGCGCGGAGCTGAAGTAGCAAACTATGCAGTAGGCTGGCAAAGTGCAGGAAACACACCAGATCCTTGGATTGGTCCAGATGTACAAGATTTAACGAGAGAACTAAATGAAAGGCACGGTTATACTTCATTCGTATATGCACCAGTTGGATTTGTTGCTGAACATTTAGAAGTTTTATATGACAACGACTTTGAGTGTAAAGTTGTAACGGATGAAATTGGTGCGAAATATTATCGTCCAGAAATGCCAAATGCATCGGACGCATTTATTGATTGTTTAACAGATGTTGTATTAAAGAAAAAAGAATCTGTACTGTAA
- a CDS encoding transglycosylase domain-containing protein, with protein MKKVKWTLLGGVATFIVAIVLYKLIVLAGGYMMDEKQLVFHSSSRIVDQKGKEITKLYVENRELVPIEQIPKYVQQAFVAVEDSRFYEHQGIDYPSIFRALYKDTLAGEKLEGGSTITQQLAKNVFLTREKTFTRKLKEVAISLQLEQKYTKQQILEMYMNHIYFGHGAYGIQAAAKLYFNKNVEDLTVEEGAMLAGLPKSPNGYSPYYSAEKSKERRDLVLSLMHKQGYLTAEESVRYQGKIIALYKNLDENELAYMPYIDMVIDEAARLYGLSHQEVLRGGYTFVVPMDEKIQKVAYNQFQDARNFPGKEEGAQGAFLLMDNRTGGIKAAIGGRKYVPRGFNRVFAKRQPGSVLKPLIVYAPALETKKYNPYSLLTNERNSFEGYEPRNYNHEYSKEMTMYDAILESANVPAVSLLNELGVEEGKQYLEKGNVHIADAGLSTALGGLKNGVSTFDLVKMYRSFLANGNIIEPHVIDKVLNRHGAVIGESPKVETKIFSKQTAWYMTKMLEGVVKEGTARAGVYNGALAGKTGTTSLPNDDKGARDMWFVGYTPNLVGAVWIGYDRTDKEHQLQGESASATKLFKKILTKANVEHKEKFMKPEGVETIGAPIRLRRIEDVKMKLSFSPFGLFKAKLSWTPLPDNRIMYRIYRVENGIHTHVSTVNGAGEYEEKFVNIFSKPSFYVVPYNTQTNREGEKSKVAKP; from the coding sequence ATGAAGAAAGTAAAGTGGACTTTATTAGGTGGCGTCGCAACGTTTATAGTAGCGATTGTACTCTATAAACTTATCGTGTTAGCTGGTGGCTATATGATGGATGAAAAGCAGCTCGTTTTCCACTCTTCATCACGTATCGTTGACCAGAAAGGGAAAGAAATTACGAAATTATACGTAGAAAATAGGGAGCTCGTACCGATCGAGCAAATTCCGAAGTATGTGCAGCAGGCGTTTGTTGCGGTGGAAGATTCTCGTTTTTATGAGCATCAAGGAATTGATTATCCGTCTATATTCCGTGCTCTTTATAAAGATACGTTAGCTGGAGAAAAGCTAGAGGGCGGTAGTACCATTACGCAGCAACTCGCTAAAAATGTCTTTTTAACTCGTGAAAAAACATTTACGCGCAAATTGAAGGAAGTCGCAATTTCTCTTCAATTAGAGCAAAAATATACGAAGCAACAAATTCTTGAAATGTATATGAATCATATTTATTTTGGTCATGGGGCTTACGGTATTCAAGCAGCAGCAAAGCTGTATTTTAATAAAAATGTTGAGGATTTAACAGTAGAGGAAGGGGCAATGCTTGCAGGTCTTCCGAAGTCACCAAACGGATATTCACCGTACTACTCTGCAGAGAAGAGTAAGGAACGCCGCGATCTCGTGTTGTCACTTATGCATAAACAAGGCTATTTGACTGCAGAAGAAAGCGTTCGTTATCAAGGGAAGATAATTGCTCTATATAAAAACTTAGATGAAAATGAGCTTGCATATATGCCGTATATTGATATGGTCATAGATGAAGCCGCTCGTTTATACGGGTTGTCTCATCAAGAAGTACTTCGCGGAGGATATACGTTTGTCGTACCTATGGATGAAAAAATTCAAAAGGTAGCGTATAACCAGTTTCAAGATGCAAGGAATTTTCCTGGGAAAGAAGAGGGGGCTCAAGGTGCATTTTTATTAATGGATAATCGTACGGGAGGGATTAAAGCGGCGATTGGGGGAAGAAAGTACGTCCCGAGAGGATTTAATCGTGTTTTTGCCAAAAGGCAGCCCGGATCTGTTTTAAAACCACTTATCGTTTATGCACCAGCACTAGAAACGAAAAAGTATAATCCGTATTCTTTATTAACGAATGAAAGAAATTCTTTTGAAGGGTATGAACCTCGAAATTATAATCATGAGTATTCAAAAGAAATGACGATGTATGATGCGATTTTAGAGTCGGCAAACGTACCAGCAGTTTCTCTATTAAATGAGTTAGGGGTAGAAGAAGGAAAGCAATATTTAGAAAAAGGAAATGTCCATATTGCAGATGCTGGTTTAAGTACAGCACTTGGCGGATTGAAAAATGGTGTTTCAACATTTGATCTTGTAAAAATGTATCGTTCATTTTTAGCGAATGGCAATATTATTGAGCCGCACGTTATTGATAAAGTATTAAATAGACACGGTGCAGTCATTGGGGAATCACCGAAAGTAGAGACGAAAATTTTTTCGAAACAGACGGCATGGTATATGACGAAAATGTTAGAAGGAGTTGTGAAGGAAGGGACAGCGAGAGCAGGTGTATATAACGGTGCGTTAGCTGGAAAAACAGGTACAACTTCATTGCCAAATGACGATAAGGGAGCAAGAGATATGTGGTTCGTCGGCTATACACCGAACTTAGTAGGCGCTGTTTGGATTGGTTATGACCGTACGGATAAGGAACATCAGTTGCAAGGAGAAAGTGCATCTGCGACAAAATTGTTTAAGAAAATTTTAACGAAGGCTAATGTAGAACATAAAGAGAAGTTTATGAAGCCTGAAGGTGTGGAAACAATCGGTGCTCCGATTCGGCTGCGTAGAATTGAAGATGTAAAAATGAAACTATCATTTAGCCCTTTCGGTTTATTTAAAGCAAAATTAAGTTGGACGCCACTTCCAGATAACAGAATTATGTACCGAATCTATAGAGTGGAGAACGGAATTCATACGCATGTTAGCACTGTAAATGGTGCTGGAGAATATGAGGAAAAGTTCGTTAACATATTTTCAAAACCGAGCTTTTACGTTGTACCATACAATACACAAACGAATCGCGAAGGAGAAAAGTCAAAAGTAGCTAAACCATAG
- the hemE gene encoding uroporphyrinogen decarboxylase: MVRTINETFLKACRGERTDYVPAWYMRQAGRSQPEYRKIKEKYSLFEITHNPELCAYVTKLPVDQYNVDAAILYKDIMSPLPAIGVDVEIKSGIGPVIDNPIRSLQDVEKLGEINPEDDVPYILDTIRLLTTEMLDVPLIGFSGAPFTLASYMIEGGPSRNYHNTKAFMYAEPKAWFALMDKLADMVITYLKAQINAGAKAVQIFDSWVGTVNVADYRVFIKPAMERIFAEVRPMGVPMIMHGVGAAHLVNEWHDLPLDVVGLDWRLPIEEARARGVHKAVQGNMDPSFLLAPWSVIEEHVKGILDQGMKEPGYIFNLGHGVFPEVNPDTLKRLTTFIHEYSKGQLAK, from the coding sequence TTGGTAAGAACTATAAATGAGACATTTTTAAAAGCATGTAGGGGGGAACGTACCGATTATGTACCAGCATGGTATATGCGTCAAGCAGGTCGTTCACAGCCGGAATATAGAAAGATTAAAGAAAAGTATTCTTTATTTGAAATTACACACAATCCAGAGTTATGTGCTTACGTTACAAAATTGCCGGTTGATCAATATAACGTAGACGCAGCAATTCTTTATAAAGATATTATGTCACCACTACCTGCAATTGGTGTGGATGTAGAAATTAAATCAGGTATTGGCCCAGTTATCGATAACCCAATCCGTTCTTTACAAGACGTAGAAAAACTAGGGGAAATCAATCCAGAAGATGATGTACCGTACATACTAGATACAATTCGTTTATTAACGACAGAAATGTTAGACGTACCGTTAATCGGTTTTTCAGGAGCTCCATTTACATTAGCGAGCTATATGATTGAAGGCGGTCCATCTCGTAACTACCATAATACGAAAGCGTTCATGTATGCAGAGCCAAAAGCTTGGTTTGCTTTAATGGATAAGCTAGCAGATATGGTTATTACATATTTAAAAGCGCAAATTAACGCAGGAGCAAAAGCAGTTCAAATTTTCGATTCTTGGGTTGGAACAGTAAATGTAGCAGATTACCGCGTATTTATTAAACCAGCAATGGAGCGTATTTTTGCAGAAGTTCGCCCTATGGGTGTACCGATGATTATGCACGGCGTAGGAGCTGCACACTTAGTGAATGAGTGGCACGATTTACCGCTTGATGTAGTCGGCTTAGACTGGCGTTTACCAATTGAAGAAGCACGTGCACGCGGCGTTCATAAGGCGGTACAAGGAAATATGGACCCTTCATTCTTACTTGCGCCATGGTCTGTTATTGAAGAACATGTAAAAGGTATTTTAGATCAAGGGATGAAAGAGCCTGGTTATATCTTTAACTTAGGACACGGTGTATTCCCAGAAGTAAATCCAGATACATTAAAACGTTTAACTACATTTATTCATGAATACTCTAAAGGGCAGTTAGCGAAGTAA
- the hemY gene encoding protoporphyrinogen oxidase: MRKKVVIVGGGITGLTAMYNLQKNIHEKNLPIDTLLIEASGKLGGKIQTVRKDGFTIERGPDSFLARKESAARLVKELGLGDELVNNQAGQSFILVNNRLHKMPSGSMMGIPTQITPFLFSGLFSPIGKLRAGFDLLMPRSKPVSDQSLGQFFRHRLGNEVVENLIEPLLSGIYAGDIDEMSLMSTFPQMYQIEQKHRSISLGMRTLAPKEEKAKPKKGIFQTVKTGLESIVESLEVKMHEGTIIKGTRIEKVAKQGDGYTITLSNGKEIEADAIVVATSHKVLPSMFAQYKQFRFFRNIPATSVANVALAFQKSAIRRDINGTGFVVSRNSDYTITACTWTHKKWPHTTPEGKTLLRCYVGRAGDEAVVEQTEEELVQLVLEDLRKTMDITEDPEFTIVSRWKEAMPQYTVGHNERMKKLTTFMQKELPGIYLAGSSYAGAGLPDCINQGEEAAKRVLSHLEKVIDAELIAQ; this comes from the coding sequence TTGAGGAAAAAAGTTGTGATCGTCGGCGGAGGCATAACGGGATTAACAGCAATGTATAACTTACAAAAAAATATTCATGAAAAAAACTTGCCGATTGATACATTACTTATAGAAGCATCGGGTAAACTTGGCGGAAAAATTCAAACCGTTCGAAAAGATGGATTTACAATTGAACGCGGACCGGATTCTTTCTTAGCACGAAAAGAAAGTGCAGCTAGATTAGTGAAAGAATTAGGTCTTGGCGATGAACTTGTAAATAATCAAGCCGGTCAATCATTTATCCTCGTAAACAATCGGTTACATAAAATGCCGAGCGGATCAATGATGGGAATTCCAACGCAAATTACGCCGTTTCTATTTTCCGGGCTGTTCTCCCCAATTGGTAAACTAAGAGCTGGTTTTGATCTATTAATGCCGAGGTCAAAGCCAGTATCTGACCAATCACTCGGACAATTTTTCAGACATCGCCTCGGAAACGAAGTGGTTGAAAACTTAATAGAACCGTTACTATCGGGTATTTATGCAGGGGATATTGATGAAATGAGCTTAATGTCAACATTCCCGCAAATGTATCAGATTGAGCAGAAACATCGCAGTATTTCACTCGGTATGCGTACGCTCGCTCCGAAAGAAGAGAAAGCTAAACCGAAAAAAGGAATCTTCCAAACAGTGAAAACAGGTTTAGAATCTATCGTAGAATCTCTCGAAGTAAAGATGCATGAAGGTACGATAATAAAGGGAACTCGCATTGAAAAAGTTGCAAAACAGGGTGATGGTTATACAATTACTCTTAGTAATGGAAAAGAAATAGAAGCGGACGCCATCGTAGTGGCAACTTCGCATAAAGTATTGCCGTCCATGTTTGCTCAGTACAAGCAGTTTCGTTTTTTCCGTAATATTCCGGCCACATCCGTTGCGAATGTGGCACTTGCTTTCCAAAAGTCAGCAATCCGGCGCGATATTAATGGTACAGGATTTGTCGTATCACGAAATAGCGATTACACGATTACAGCATGTACGTGGACGCATAAAAAATGGCCACATACAACGCCAGAAGGAAAAACACTCCTTCGCTGTTACGTTGGACGTGCTGGTGATGAAGCGGTTGTAGAACAAACTGAAGAAGAACTCGTTCAGCTCGTACTAGAAGATTTAAGAAAAACGATGGATATTACAGAGGATCCAGAATTTACAATCGTAAGCCGCTGGAAAGAAGCGATGCCTCAATATACAGTAGGCCATAATGAGCGAATGAAAAAGCTCACAACATTTATGCAGAAAGAGTTGCCTGGTATATACTTGGCAGGTAGCTCCTATGCTGGTGCTGGACTTCCAGATTGTATTAATCAAGGTGAGGAAGCTGCAAAGCGTGTATTATCTCATTTGGAGAAAGTAATAGATGCTGAATTAATCGCACAATAA
- a CDS encoding DUF4026 domain-containing protein gives MEVQTETYRAAMNGTLERHFSDMIAVIPTRITIEQLKQRLETIATKVDELKIVYSDETSLIFELHMDEAIIPYELHIDEANDPEEYKMYNRQDSTIVDRNFEDAAFGTEIFTRTLFVGDVLDCFFQQLQFLWNLAPDLLFVIDSSAAMKVISRSYIEYHVENELLPDIPDLYVIHSVYEDDKDDEPTQYWFHTHGLLRAGVTEIELIIPNRISSYYGISDLFQTFANNAVENGQVPMNEPIVIAHSQQGSIHTVAVPWEKGLSYIGHKTSMDQLSSIEDEEVKLQPIDAQNTFLGGMDARDEYHQSPSVLLFKFNTSEEYIESFFKEHEEATGLMFYKTNSETNRMAYNAKNTFGYFSNIFHIEQSNEDFRFLAKFGVSYEEGKSEHMWFEMQNITEDFIQGILINEPYFIEDMSEGNSYHLDFDNLTEWVIYAGDAVIKPNNLYMFIGE, from the coding sequence ATGGAAGTGCAAACAGAAACATACCGCGCAGCTATGAATGGAACATTAGAACGTCATTTTTCAGATATGATTGCTGTTATACCAACTAGAATTACAATTGAGCAGTTAAAACAGCGGCTAGAGACTATCGCTACTAAAGTTGATGAGTTAAAAATTGTTTATAGTGATGAGACAAGCCTTATTTTTGAGTTACATATGGATGAAGCAATCATACCGTATGAACTGCATATTGATGAGGCGAATGACCCAGAAGAATACAAAATGTACAATAGACAAGATTCTACAATCGTAGATCGTAATTTTGAAGATGCGGCTTTCGGCACTGAAATTTTCACTCGTACGCTATTTGTAGGCGATGTACTGGACTGCTTTTTCCAGCAGTTACAGTTTTTATGGAATCTCGCCCCAGATTTGTTATTTGTAATCGATTCAAGTGCAGCAATGAAAGTGATATCTAGAAGCTATATTGAATATCACGTTGAAAATGAATTATTACCTGACATTCCTGACTTGTACGTTATTCATTCTGTTTATGAAGACGATAAAGATGATGAGCCTACGCAATATTGGTTTCATACACACGGTCTTTTAAGAGCAGGCGTAACTGAAATAGAGTTAATTATTCCAAATCGCATTTCTTCCTACTACGGCATTAGCGATCTCTTTCAAACATTTGCTAATAATGCGGTTGAAAATGGACAAGTCCCTATGAATGAGCCTATCGTTATCGCGCATAGTCAGCAAGGTTCTATACATACAGTCGCTGTTCCGTGGGAAAAAGGATTATCTTATATAGGGCATAAAACGAGTATGGACCAATTATCTTCAATCGAGGATGAAGAAGTGAAACTACAACCAATAGATGCACAAAATACATTCTTAGGCGGAATGGATGCCCGAGATGAATACCATCAATCTCCATCCGTTCTCTTATTCAAATTTAATACTTCAGAAGAATATATTGAAAGTTTTTTCAAAGAACACGAGGAAGCTACAGGGCTCATGTTCTATAAAACAAATAGTGAAACCAATCGTATGGCTTACAATGCGAAAAATACTTTCGGGTATTTCAGCAACATTTTTCACATTGAACAATCAAATGAAGATTTTCGTTTCCTTGCTAAGTTTGGTGTCTCCTACGAAGAAGGAAAAAGTGAACATATGTGGTTTGAAATGCAAAATATTACGGAAGATTTCATTCAAGGAATACTCATTAATGAACCATATTTTATAGAAGATATGAGTGAAGGAAATAGTTATCATTTAGATTTTGATAACTTAACAGAGTGGGTTATTTATGCAGGAGATGCCGTTATAAAGCCAAATAACTTATATATGTTTATTGGCGAATAA
- a CDS encoding PH domain-containing protein: MYKRQHPITILLGIRVASLLPLIILVLFKPDEQVEPWYLFYLFLLVVLFIMAIFSAIKWYFKVYWIENNMLHVKHGVFVKKESYLNKERVQNISTSSNFIYQMLGLMKLNIEVAGGGNEPEVMLAGIKEDEAKHLISVLHKKETTVKEEIEEEESKTVYQLTAKEVLAAAITSGRFGLVFSGLVLLYTKFDFVLPEGFTSKVEAYVMGNGVYKLIVIALILMAISWIISTAGYVLKYANFKIGRKGEEIRIVQGLFEKKEFVLKLHRIQAITVKEGMLRQPFGYCAVEVEAIQSIGAASNEVMLHPFMKKKDVQHLLTYLELPYEIEAEIVHLPKTALRRYFIMGWLISIILTVLIASVSIYLKRYIALFVILPLFIVFLLLAYARYKSGGYELRENQLTVVYRNFSKYTGIMRRRHVQAVGYNQSYFQRKDELCTTLVAVAGRGYEVKHMRKKDSLRIYNWYKEKGNTGV; this comes from the coding sequence ATGTATAAGAGGCAACATCCGATCACGATATTGTTAGGTATTAGGGTTGCGAGTTTGTTGCCACTTATTATTCTTGTTTTATTTAAACCTGATGAACAAGTGGAACCTTGGTATTTATTTTATCTTTTCCTTCTGGTTGTTTTATTCATCATGGCTATTTTTTCAGCAATTAAATGGTATTTTAAAGTGTACTGGATTGAGAATAATATGTTACATGTAAAGCACGGTGTTTTTGTAAAGAAGGAAAGCTATTTAAATAAAGAGCGTGTACAAAATATTAGTACGTCTTCTAACTTCATTTATCAAATGCTCGGACTCATGAAGTTAAATATAGAAGTAGCCGGTGGTGGTAATGAACCAGAAGTGATGTTGGCTGGTATTAAAGAAGACGAGGCAAAACATTTAATCTCTGTATTACATAAGAAAGAAACTACTGTAAAAGAAGAAATAGAAGAGGAAGAAAGCAAGACGGTTTATCAGTTAACAGCGAAAGAGGTTTTAGCCGCAGCGATTACATCTGGTCGGTTCGGACTAGTGTTCTCTGGACTAGTACTTCTTTACACAAAGTTTGATTTTGTTCTTCCTGAAGGATTCACAAGTAAAGTAGAAGCGTATGTGATGGGAAACGGTGTTTATAAACTAATTGTAATTGCATTAATTTTAATGGCAATTTCATGGATTATTTCCACGGCTGGATATGTGTTGAAATATGCAAACTTTAAAATTGGGCGAAAAGGGGAAGAGATTCGTATCGTTCAAGGATTATTTGAAAAGAAAGAGTTTGTCTTAAAATTGCACCGCATTCAAGCGATTACTGTAAAAGAAGGTATGCTTCGCCAGCCGTTTGGCTATTGTGCTGTTGAAGTGGAAGCAATTCAAAGTATTGGAGCAGCAAGTAACGAAGTAATGTTGCATCCATTTATGAAGAAAAAAGATGTACAGCACCTGCTCACATATTTAGAGTTACCTTATGAAATCGAAGCGGAGATCGTTCACTTACCAAAAACAGCGTTGCGTCGTTATTTCATTATGGGCTGGTTAATAAGTATCATACTCACAGTTCTAATTGCCAGCGTGAGTATATATTTAAAACGATATATTGCGTTGTTTGTTATTTTACCGTTATTTATCGTGTTTTTGTTACTTGCGTATGCTAGATATAAAAGTGGTGGTTATGAATTAAGAGAAAATCAACTAACGGTTGTATATCGTAATTTTTCGAAATATACAGGAATAATGCGAAGAAGACATGTTCAAGCAGTAGGTTATAATCAATCGTATTTTCAAAGAAAAGATGAATTATGTACAACTCTTGTAGCGGTAGCCGGGCGCGGTTATGAAGTAAAGCATATGAGAAAAAAAGATTCGCTTCGTATATATAATTGGTACAAAGAAAAAGGAAACACCGGTGTGTAA
- the hmoB gene encoding heme-degrading monooxygenase HmoB, protein MKAIISYETPLEQAHFTAKNDEKNMFYKENTEESVECSLQYDVLDAVGEFKGQPGYIVCNNISVTDEGRPVFENRFKNRAGLIENEPGFQAIRVLRPLSNDTYVILTMWETEQNFKDWTESRSFENAHKKRPAQAEGQAQAHPHAEQQKSIFSRPSFVTTFDVLV, encoded by the coding sequence ATGAAGGCTATTATTTCATACGAAACACCTCTAGAACAAGCACATTTCACTGCAAAAAATGATGAGAAAAATATGTTTTATAAAGAAAATACAGAAGAATCTGTAGAATGTTCTCTTCAGTATGACGTACTAGACGCTGTTGGAGAATTTAAAGGACAACCTGGCTATATCGTTTGTAACAATATTTCTGTAACAGACGAAGGTCGCCCAGTATTTGAAAACCGTTTTAAAAACCGTGCAGGCCTTATTGAAAACGAACCAGGATTCCAAGCGATCCGTGTTCTACGCCCATTAAGTAACGATACATATGTCATCTTAACGATGTGGGAAACGGAGCAAAACTTTAAAGACTGGACAGAATCACGTTCATTCGAAAACGCTCATAAAAAACGTCCTGCACAAGCAGAAGGACAAGCACAGGCGCATCCACATGCAGAACAGCAAAAGAGTATTTTCTCTCGTCCTTCTTTTGTGACTACTTTTGATGTGTTAGTTTAA